The proteins below are encoded in one region of Hordeum vulgare subsp. vulgare chromosome 3H, MorexV3_pseudomolecules_assembly, whole genome shotgun sequence:
- the LOC123439652 gene encoding protein MAIN-LIKE 1-like — protein sequence MSEKRMKLIPLTIPSRGASIVMSYDELYTPYIEMTWLLPFIQLVSRSTPNLNAAAISALTDRWRPETHSFHLRTREMTLTLQDFSMITALSIEGKHVCMSTDSEGWRQQMKVLIGMSPPEPEVEDGEKKDRVPAGAPFTWIVANFAHCPQDTNDDVIQTYSRMYM from the exons ATGTCGGAGAAGCGGATG AAGCTTATACCCTTGACGATTCCATCTCGCGGGGCATCGATTGTCATGTCGTACGATGAGCTGTACACACCATATATCGAGATGACATGGCTCCTTCCATTCATTCAGCTTGTTAGTCGGTCAACGCCCAACCTGAACGCTGCGGCAATCAGTGCACTTACTGATCGGTGGAGGCCGGAGACCCATAGTTTTCACCTACGGACCAGAGAGATGACACTGACTCTTCAAGAtttttccatgatcaccgcacttTCGATCGAGGGGAAGCATGTCTGTATGAGCACCGATTCTGAGGGATGGCGACAACAAATGAAGGTCCTTATTGGTATGTCACCTCCagagccggaggtagaagatggagagaagaaagatagagtcccggctggcgctcctttcacttggattgtagccaactttgctcattgtcctcaGGACACCAATGACGATGTGATCCAGACTTATTCTCGCATGTACATGTAG